The following coding sequences lie in one Mycobacterium sp. DL440 genomic window:
- a CDS encoding ketosteroid isomerase-related protein — MSLDTSQAHQHAQRWVDALTSDTAAVVALYADDLVYDDHGDSDHMIDTAITKAELEPRLAPFANKDLDNGIGVHAFTATEAFQLAGVDGQPAVVILWDWTGEGLSTFRGVPTEGKDLSTRGITWHQLDAQGKIARETTYWNDTSVLQELGLPIVTPEYWVEGFDPASLTG, encoded by the coding sequence ATGAGCCTTGATACTTCCCAAGCACATCAGCACGCCCAACGCTGGGTCGATGCGCTGACCAGCGACACCGCAGCAGTGGTCGCGCTCTACGCCGACGACCTGGTCTACGACGACCACGGCGATTCCGACCACATGATCGACACCGCCATCACCAAAGCCGAGCTCGAACCGCGGCTTGCACCTTTCGCCAACAAAGACCTCGACAACGGGATCGGTGTGCACGCCTTCACCGCCACCGAGGCTTTCCAGCTCGCCGGCGTGGACGGGCAACCCGCAGTGGTGATCCTGTGGGATTGGACGGGGGAGGGTCTGAGCACGTTCCGCGGCGTTCCCACCGAGGGCAAAGACCTCAGCACTCGGGGCATCACCTGGCATCAGCTGGATGCCCAGGGAAAGATCGCCCGTGAAACCACCTACTGGAATGACACCTCGGTGCTGCAGGAGCTCGGCCTGCCGATCGTCACACCGGAGTACTGGGTCGAGGGCTTCGACCCCGCCTCGCTGACGGGATAG
- a CDS encoding AMP-binding protein translates to MWGVLPDVLDRACAYYGERTAILDAASGASVTYNELGRWRNRIANALIGVGVQKGDRIGLLMPNCLEFIPIQQAVWAAGAVLVQMPTRAAAEGFKSNLEQTDATTLLYHAKFEDAVAAIRGQLPKLQTLIRVGTASGDPKVEALDFSTLVAAQSSQRPQVDIAEHDEAYVLFTSGSTGEPKGVVNSHFTWSHYSISAGLEIGDIRFGEVFAHGAPLTHFTQIFVMPTFIRGGTNVMLPGLEPESLLAYIERYRVTAAALVPTIIYLLLDHPRRSEFDVSSLQTVVYAGSPITPERLRQALEVFGPIFIQTYAGTEPGYIACLRKHEHVQRDGESTGQWTARLGAAGRPMFQVNVAIQDDNDTILPVGEVGEICSRQLGQMLGYLDPARNAETLRDGWVHTGDVGYLDTDGYLYLVDRKKDMVVSGGFNVFPRQVEDVLATHMAVAQAAVIGVPDEKWGEAVMAVVVARAGEITGPALESELIRHVKAALGSIPAPKTILFADSLPLNPAGKVDKKAIRKPYWRSKSRQVG, encoded by the coding sequence ATGTGGGGTGTGCTCCCCGACGTCCTGGATCGTGCGTGCGCTTACTACGGCGAGCGCACCGCGATCCTGGACGCGGCGTCTGGCGCGAGTGTTACCTATAACGAGCTGGGCCGGTGGCGCAATCGGATCGCCAATGCGCTGATCGGCGTTGGTGTACAGAAGGGTGATCGAATCGGGCTGCTGATGCCCAACTGCCTGGAGTTCATCCCAATTCAGCAGGCCGTGTGGGCGGCTGGGGCGGTGCTGGTGCAGATGCCGACCCGGGCCGCGGCCGAAGGATTCAAGTCAAATCTGGAACAGACCGACGCGACGACGTTGCTGTATCACGCCAAGTTCGAGGACGCCGTCGCCGCGATCCGGGGGCAGTTGCCGAAGCTGCAGACCCTGATCCGAGTGGGCACCGCGTCAGGCGACCCCAAGGTTGAGGCACTGGACTTTTCGACCCTGGTGGCCGCCCAGAGCTCACAGCGTCCACAGGTCGATATCGCCGAGCACGACGAGGCCTATGTGCTGTTCACATCGGGGAGCACAGGTGAGCCGAAAGGCGTGGTCAATTCTCACTTCACGTGGAGCCACTACAGCATTTCGGCGGGGTTGGAGATCGGCGATATCCGGTTCGGCGAAGTGTTCGCCCACGGCGCACCGCTGACGCATTTCACGCAGATCTTCGTGATGCCGACCTTCATCCGCGGTGGCACCAACGTGATGCTTCCCGGGTTGGAACCGGAATCGCTGCTCGCCTACATAGAGCGATACCGTGTCACCGCGGCCGCATTGGTGCCCACCATCATCTATCTGTTGCTCGATCACCCCCGCCGAAGCGAGTTCGACGTGAGTTCGCTGCAGACCGTGGTCTATGCGGGATCCCCGATCACCCCCGAGCGGTTGCGTCAGGCGCTAGAGGTCTTCGGGCCGATCTTCATTCAGACCTATGCGGGCACCGAACCCGGCTACATCGCGTGTCTGCGCAAACACGAGCACGTCCAGCGTGACGGCGAATCCACAGGCCAATGGACCGCTCGTCTCGGAGCCGCGGGCCGACCGATGTTTCAGGTCAACGTAGCGATTCAGGACGACAACGACACGATACTGCCGGTCGGCGAGGTCGGTGAGATCTGCTCACGCCAGCTTGGCCAAATGCTGGGCTACCTCGATCCGGCACGCAACGCCGAGACGCTGCGGGACGGGTGGGTGCATACCGGAGACGTGGGCTACCTCGACACCGACGGGTACCTCTACCTCGTCGACCGCAAAAAGGACATGGTGGTCAGCGGCGGGTTCAATGTGTTCCCACGTCAGGTCGAGGATGTTCTGGCCACCCACATGGCGGTGGCCCAGGCGGCGGTGATCGGGGTGCCTGACGAGAAGTGGGGTGAGGCCGTGATGGCCGTGGTGGTCGCCCGCGCGGGTGAGATCACCGGGCCGGCATTGGAATCAGAACTCATCAGGCACGTCAAGGCTGCGCTGGGCAGCATCCCTGCTCCCAAGACCATTCTTTTTGCCGACAGCCTCCCGCTGAACCCAGCAGGCAAGGTCGACAAGAAGGCTATTCGTAAACCCTACTGGCGCAGCAAATCCCGTCAGGTCGGCTAG
- a CDS encoding aldehyde dehydrogenase, producing MSEHYSMYIEGKWVDTDEVYEICSPATEELVATVAKGSTELVDTAVNAAKGAFVEGTWRRTPPAQRAAIINTVAERLGARAEELAALQTRENGATIRITSALHVGLSVAQMQYLAAVAQNYEWETAGPAIAPIAADGVVVREPLGVVAAIVPWNIPMLTTVWKIAPALVAGNSVVLKPDEHAPLLALELAREFDAVGLPPGVFNVVTGDGESAGAHLSGHPDVRKVAFTGSTAVGKSILRQSADSVRRVTLELGGKGANIILDDADIDMAVDGALFACMANNGEACEAGTRLLVPASRRDEIVEKLLARASTLRVGDPLDPATHIGPIISQTQRDRILDYFRIAAEEGATAAIGGKAPSGPGFDKGYWIEPTIFVDVTNDMRIAREEVFGPVLVVMTYDTDEQALAIANDTNYGLSAGVWGSDERAAGLARRLEAGMVWVNNWHIIHPAYPFGGYKESGLGREGGPNAIDEYVEEKFIAFDRSGGIENKAFAIVIDPAEK from the coding sequence ATGTCAGAGCACTACTCAATGTACATCGAGGGCAAGTGGGTCGACACCGACGAGGTGTATGAGATCTGCAGCCCGGCAACAGAAGAACTGGTCGCCACTGTCGCCAAAGGAAGCACTGAGCTGGTCGACACCGCGGTGAACGCGGCCAAGGGGGCCTTCGTCGAAGGGACGTGGCGCCGAACCCCGCCCGCGCAGCGGGCGGCGATCATCAACACCGTCGCCGAAAGACTGGGCGCTCGCGCTGAGGAACTCGCAGCCCTGCAGACCCGCGAGAACGGGGCCACGATCCGCATCACCAGCGCATTGCACGTGGGGTTGTCGGTTGCCCAGATGCAGTATCTGGCGGCGGTCGCGCAGAACTATGAGTGGGAGACGGCCGGGCCGGCGATCGCACCGATTGCCGCCGACGGTGTGGTGGTGCGCGAGCCTCTCGGTGTGGTAGCTGCGATCGTGCCATGGAACATCCCGATGCTGACCACGGTGTGGAAGATCGCGCCGGCCTTGGTCGCCGGTAATTCGGTGGTGCTCAAACCCGATGAGCACGCGCCGTTGCTGGCACTGGAGCTGGCCCGCGAGTTCGACGCTGTGGGATTGCCCCCCGGAGTGTTCAATGTCGTTACCGGGGACGGTGAGTCGGCCGGTGCGCACCTGTCCGGGCATCCCGATGTGCGCAAGGTGGCGTTCACCGGTTCGACGGCGGTGGGCAAGAGCATTCTGCGTCAGTCGGCGGACTCGGTGCGTCGGGTCACCCTGGAACTCGGCGGCAAGGGCGCGAACATCATCCTTGATGACGCCGACATCGACATGGCCGTCGACGGCGCCCTGTTCGCGTGCATGGCCAACAACGGCGAGGCGTGTGAGGCGGGCACCCGATTGCTCGTCCCGGCGTCACGACGCGATGAGATAGTGGAGAAGCTGCTGGCGCGGGCATCGACATTGCGCGTCGGTGATCCACTGGACCCTGCGACCCACATCGGGCCGATCATCTCGCAGACCCAACGCGACCGAATCCTCGACTACTTCCGGATCGCGGCCGAGGAGGGCGCCACCGCCGCTATCGGCGGCAAGGCTCCTTCGGGACCGGGCTTCGACAAGGGCTACTGGATCGAGCCCACCATCTTCGTCGACGTGACCAACGACATGAGAATCGCCCGTGAAGAGGTGTTCGGTCCGGTTCTGGTCGTGATGACCTACGACACTGACGAGCAGGCACTCGCGATTGCCAACGACACCAATTACGGCCTGTCGGCCGGCGTTTGGGGCAGTGACGAACGAGCGGCCGGCCTGGCGCGCCGGTTGGAGGCCGGCATGGTGTGGGTGAACAACTGGCACATCATCCACCCCGCCTATCCGTTCGGTGGGTACAAGGAGAGCGGTCTGGGCCGTGAAGGAGGGCCGAACGCGATCGACGAATACGTCGAGGAGAAGTTCATCGCATTCGATCGTTCCGGGGGAATCGAGAACAAGGCGTTCGCCATCGTGATCGATCCCGCAGAGAAGTGA
- a CDS encoding flavin reductase family protein, producing MMVSAEQYRAALRRHPAGVAIVTMMSAGGPVGFTATSFASLSLNPPLVSFNITHTSSSFEAMRAADTLVIHLPGAGQVELAQRFSRSAEQRFSDRSLWHLLPTGEPVLDGVPTWLRVRVDRLIAAGDSTLVVGAVAQIHCEDSPARPEPLLYHDGAYLCTQPLI from the coding sequence ATGATGGTCAGCGCTGAACAGTATCGTGCCGCGCTTCGGCGCCATCCCGCTGGTGTCGCCATCGTGACTATGATGTCAGCGGGCGGGCCCGTCGGTTTCACCGCGACGTCGTTTGCCTCCCTGTCGTTAAATCCACCGTTGGTGTCGTTCAACATCACCCATACCTCTTCGAGTTTCGAGGCCATGCGGGCGGCCGATACATTGGTCATTCATCTGCCCGGTGCCGGTCAGGTCGAACTGGCGCAACGGTTTTCACGATCGGCCGAGCAGCGATTCTCCGATAGGTCGCTGTGGCATCTGCTGCCGACCGGCGAACCCGTACTGGATGGGGTGCCGACCTGGCTGCGGGTCCGAGTGGACCGACTCATCGCCGCCGGTGACTCCACGCTGGTCGTCGGCGCGGTCGCCCAGATTCATTGTGAGGATTCCCCAGCGCGCCCGGAGCCGTTGCTGTATCACGACGGCGCCTACCTATGCACTCAACCGCTCATCTGA
- a CDS encoding LuxR C-terminal-related transcriptional regulator, translated as MSVLIGGESSRAAGTGRGRADWSSKQAEFSERFSALRAQVVGVLGIEGPPGLEADSPAQAGEVISDFSRLCALRMRAVPSSDTETERQLYTLLLRLQQLAMDWYLFETGVRSQRLADCAVSLNRLRAMPTTAALVDNACHELVFRLGFRRAVLSTVDAAGWKPLILLDRTEVAERAWFNAWQNQSVPFMPATPEAVSLSRRQPTLIQDTADAPVYRPLIVQAGQSRSYVVAPLVQGSDVMGFLHIDHYPETTRVDEADRDVLWAFADGFSHIYQRAALMENLRQQRDNIRDLLINTVDQIDDLCDLGIDAAAWSNDDWASGDDLDAAPGGHAPHRVELTERESEVLRLMMTGASNHEIADQLVITEGTVKSHVKHILRKYGAVNRAQAIAWALQNT; from the coding sequence ATGAGCGTCCTCATCGGCGGCGAGTCTTCACGCGCAGCCGGCACCGGTCGAGGGCGCGCCGACTGGTCGTCGAAACAAGCCGAGTTCAGCGAGCGCTTCTCAGCACTGCGCGCACAGGTCGTCGGTGTCTTGGGCATCGAGGGGCCGCCAGGACTGGAAGCCGATTCTCCGGCACAGGCTGGCGAGGTGATCTCGGATTTCTCGAGGCTGTGTGCGCTGCGTATGCGCGCGGTGCCTAGTTCGGACACCGAGACCGAACGACAGTTGTACACCTTGCTATTGAGGCTGCAGCAGTTGGCCATGGACTGGTATCTGTTCGAGACCGGCGTGCGCAGCCAGCGCCTGGCCGACTGCGCAGTGAGCCTCAACAGGCTGCGCGCCATGCCGACCACGGCAGCTCTGGTCGATAACGCGTGCCACGAATTGGTTTTCCGCCTAGGGTTTCGACGCGCAGTTCTTTCCACCGTGGACGCCGCAGGGTGGAAGCCGCTGATCCTGCTGGATCGAACCGAGGTCGCTGAACGAGCTTGGTTCAACGCGTGGCAAAACCAGTCGGTGCCCTTTATGCCGGCCACCCCGGAGGCGGTGTCGCTGTCGCGGCGGCAGCCCACCCTGATCCAGGACACCGCCGATGCGCCGGTTTATCGACCGCTGATCGTCCAAGCCGGCCAGTCGCGTTCCTATGTTGTCGCACCACTGGTGCAGGGCAGCGATGTGATGGGATTCCTGCACATCGACCATTACCCCGAGACCACTCGCGTCGACGAGGCCGATCGGGATGTGTTGTGGGCCTTCGCCGACGGCTTCAGCCATATCTACCAACGTGCCGCACTCATGGAGAACCTGCGCCAACAGCGCGACAACATCAGGGATTTGCTGATCAACACCGTCGACCAGATCGACGATTTGTGCGACCTGGGTATCGACGCCGCCGCTTGGTCCAATGACGACTGGGCAAGCGGCGATGACCTCGACGCAGCCCCCGGGGGCCACGCGCCGCACCGGGTGGAACTGACCGAACGCGAATCCGAAGTGCTGCGGCTCATGATGACCGGTGCCAGCAACCACGAGATCGCCGACCAGTTGGTGATCACCGAAGGGACCGTGAAGTCCCACGTCAAGCACATTCTGCGCAAGTACGGGGCAGTCAACCGCGCCCAAGCCATCGCCTGGGCCCTGCAGAACACCTGA
- a CDS encoding LuxR C-terminal-related transcriptional regulator, with protein sequence MTTKEHPIGTELLSRSSSTDDPKLLSEQAIAPDYTPHRDLASPGEQISAALTALLASLATVRDAPSPAATLECAPRALAESAVFQRVMYSQVRGSTWSPDAIYGVDGQRHVSMQIECYPTDRVEDLQIPLASPLVEAEVVRRRLPALILDVDHEARVYRPLVERMRTSEYVVAPVVAGSVVIGLLHADRPTDGRPLTAAHRDLLRMFADGVGLSYERALLVERIERQRQYVLGVCDAAVGSVTTTDMTSPIPLRANAAATTSIKAPESAPPPRVRHTKPAHTTEVRDSSRLTTLTSREREVLGLLASGATNAQLADQLTVAESTVKSHVKHILHKLGATNRAAAISYYLRETRGVNRSRR encoded by the coding sequence ATGACGACCAAGGAGCACCCCATCGGCACCGAGCTTCTGTCGCGGTCATCGTCGACCGACGACCCAAAGTTGCTGAGCGAGCAGGCCATTGCGCCCGATTACACGCCACACCGCGACCTCGCCTCACCGGGCGAGCAGATATCGGCCGCCCTCACCGCACTACTTGCATCCCTGGCAACGGTGAGAGACGCGCCCTCCCCGGCCGCGACTTTGGAGTGCGCCCCCCGCGCACTGGCCGAATCGGCGGTATTCCAGCGGGTGATGTATTCCCAGGTACGCGGGTCCACATGGTCGCCCGACGCCATATACGGGGTGGACGGGCAGCGGCATGTGAGCATGCAGATCGAGTGCTACCCCACCGATCGGGTCGAAGACCTGCAGATTCCGCTGGCATCACCGCTGGTGGAGGCCGAAGTGGTGCGTCGCCGGTTACCCGCCCTGATCCTGGACGTCGACCATGAGGCTCGGGTGTACCGTCCTCTGGTCGAACGCATGCGGACCAGCGAATACGTGGTGGCCCCCGTCGTGGCTGGTTCGGTGGTCATCGGATTGCTGCACGCAGACCGTCCCACCGACGGCCGGCCGTTGACCGCAGCACATCGCGACCTGCTGCGGATGTTCGCCGACGGTGTGGGGTTGTCCTACGAACGCGCTCTACTCGTCGAACGCATCGAGCGTCAGCGCCAGTACGTCCTCGGAGTTTGCGATGCGGCGGTGGGATCGGTGACCACCACCGACATGACCAGCCCGATCCCCTTGCGCGCCAATGCCGCGGCCACCACATCGATCAAAGCACCCGAATCCGCACCGCCGCCCAGGGTTCGCCACACCAAGCCCGCCCATACCACCGAGGTGCGGGACTCATCTCGGTTGACCACATTGACCAGCCGGGAGCGCGAGGTCTTGGGATTGTTGGCCAGCGGCGCGACCAACGCCCAGTTGGCCGACCAACTGACCGTCGCGGAGAGCACCGTGAAATCGCACGTCAAGCACATCCTGCACAAACTCGGTGCCACCAACCGGGCCGCGGCCATCTCGTACTATCTGCGCGAGACCCGCGGCGTGAACAGGTCACGCCGATGA
- a CDS encoding nitronate monooxygenase family protein, with translation MDPLMRPAAWPGALALPVIAAPMTNVSGPELVIAACRAGVIGSFPTHNAPSPADLDSWMGQIASEISGDGCAPVAPNLVVHRSNARLQADLDCLIGHQVKLVITSVGSPAPVVERLHAAGAEVYADVASVQHAWAALEAGADGLVLLTAGAGGQTGWANPFAFVRAVRERFDGPLVLAGGIADGRSILAAQTAGADLAYIGTRFIATAESRASDEYRRALVASTLDDVRLSDRVGGIPASLLAAWLDRQDGECGGRGDGFAQDQLLSNADAWSAGHSVFGVHGLTTVDELVAELAGQYRQARRELAALCAEGRPVG, from the coding sequence ATGGACCCGTTGATGCGACCTGCTGCCTGGCCTGGGGCTCTAGCGCTACCGGTGATCGCCGCGCCGATGACCAACGTGTCGGGACCGGAATTGGTGATCGCAGCCTGCCGCGCGGGGGTGATCGGGTCGTTCCCCACGCACAACGCGCCTTCACCGGCTGACCTCGACTCCTGGATGGGCCAGATCGCGTCGGAGATCTCCGGGGATGGGTGCGCACCGGTGGCGCCGAACCTGGTGGTGCACCGCAGCAATGCCCGTCTGCAGGCCGACCTGGACTGTCTTATCGGTCACCAGGTGAAACTGGTCATCACCAGCGTGGGCTCCCCGGCGCCGGTCGTGGAGCGACTGCACGCGGCCGGTGCCGAGGTCTACGCGGATGTGGCCAGCGTGCAGCATGCCTGGGCCGCGCTGGAGGCAGGCGCGGACGGACTGGTGCTGTTGACCGCGGGCGCGGGCGGACAGACCGGCTGGGCGAACCCCTTCGCTTTTGTGCGCGCTGTTCGCGAACGGTTCGACGGGCCACTGGTCCTTGCCGGCGGCATCGCAGACGGCCGCTCGATCCTCGCCGCCCAAACCGCTGGTGCCGACCTGGCCTACATCGGGACGCGGTTCATCGCCACCGCAGAAAGCCGGGCCAGCGACGAATACCGCCGAGCGCTGGTCGCCTCGACACTCGACGATGTCCGGCTGTCCGACCGGGTGGGCGGGATACCGGCCAGCCTGCTGGCTGCATGGCTGGATCGCCAAGACGGCGAGTGCGGCGGCCGCGGTGACGGGTTTGCTCAAGATCAGTTGCTGTCCAATGCCGACGCGTGGAGCGCGGGCCACAGCGTCTTCGGCGTTCACGGCCTGACCACGGTCGACGAACTGGTCGCGGAGTTGGCCGGCCAGTACCGCCAAGCCAGGCGGGAACTGGCGGCCCTGTGCGCGGAGGGGCGGCCGGTGGGGTGA
- a CDS encoding acyl-CoA carboxylase subunit beta, whose amino-acid sequence MPALSSEIDTDSDTFVSNYEVQSAAVAALNEQLRAVAAGGGERYVKRHHGRGRLLARERIELLLDRDAPFLELSSLAAWGTQFNVGAAIVTGVGVVSGIECMIIAHDPTVRGGTMNPYTLRKNLRALEIAKINRLPVLYLVESGGADLPTQSELFVHAGRIFRDLTELSSMGIPSVAMVFGNSTAGGAYVPGMCDYAVLVDKQAKVFLGGPPLVKMATGEDADDESLGGADMHTRVSGLGDHFAVDEVDAIRIGRDIVAHLNWRKLGPGPSTPADEPLYDSDELLGIASGDSRVPFDPREVIARIVDGSRFSEYKPRWGTSLATGWASIHGFPVGILANTRGVLFSEESKKATEFILLANQTDTPLIFLQNVTGFMVGTEYEQGGIIKDGAKMINAVTNSTVPHITINMGGSFGAGNYGMSGRAYDPRFMFSWVNAKLAVMGAQQLAGVLSIVGKAAAQAAGREFDLEADAKRTAEIEEQIERESHAFFISARIYDDGVIDPRDTRSVLGMALSAAHSNVISGRRGFGVFRM is encoded by the coding sequence ATGCCAGCCCTGTCATCGGAGATTGACACCGACTCCGACACCTTTGTCAGCAACTACGAAGTGCAGTCGGCAGCGGTCGCGGCGCTCAACGAGCAACTCCGAGCCGTGGCCGCCGGCGGCGGTGAGCGCTACGTCAAACGCCATCATGGCCGAGGCCGACTGTTGGCCCGTGAGCGCATCGAGTTGCTTCTCGACCGTGACGCGCCGTTCCTGGAACTGTCGTCGCTGGCGGCGTGGGGCACTCAGTTCAACGTGGGTGCTGCGATCGTCACCGGCGTCGGGGTGGTCAGTGGTATCGAGTGCATGATCATCGCCCACGACCCGACTGTGCGCGGCGGCACCATGAACCCGTACACACTGCGTAAAAACCTGCGCGCGTTGGAGATCGCGAAAATCAACCGACTTCCGGTGCTCTACCTGGTGGAGTCCGGCGGTGCCGATCTGCCCACGCAGTCGGAGTTGTTCGTGCATGCCGGCCGGATTTTCCGGGACCTGACCGAGCTGTCGTCGATGGGTATTCCCAGCGTCGCCATGGTGTTCGGAAACTCCACCGCCGGTGGCGCCTACGTGCCCGGCATGTGCGACTACGCCGTGCTGGTGGACAAGCAGGCCAAGGTATTCCTCGGCGGCCCGCCGCTGGTCAAGATGGCGACCGGTGAGGACGCCGACGACGAATCCCTGGGCGGGGCAGACATGCACACTCGGGTCTCGGGACTCGGTGACCATTTCGCCGTCGACGAGGTCGACGCCATTCGCATCGGCCGCGATATCGTCGCGCACCTGAATTGGCGCAAGCTGGGACCGGGACCGAGCACTCCGGCTGACGAGCCGCTCTACGACAGCGATGAGCTACTCGGGATCGCCTCGGGTGACTCCCGAGTCCCGTTCGACCCCCGAGAGGTGATCGCCCGCATCGTCGACGGCAGCCGCTTCTCTGAGTACAAGCCCCGGTGGGGGACCAGCCTGGCCACCGGATGGGCATCGATCCACGGTTTCCCTGTCGGTATCCTGGCCAACACCCGAGGCGTCCTGTTCAGCGAAGAGTCAAAGAAGGCAACAGAATTCATTCTGCTGGCCAACCAGACCGACACACCTTTGATCTTCCTGCAGAACGTGACCGGCTTCATGGTGGGCACCGAGTACGAGCAGGGCGGCATCATCAAGGACGGCGCGAAGATGATCAACGCCGTCACCAACAGCACCGTCCCGCACATCACCATCAACATGGGTGGATCGTTCGGCGCCGGCAACTACGGGATGTCGGGCCGGGCCTACGACCCGAGGTTCATGTTCAGCTGGGTCAACGCCAAACTCGCCGTCATGGGCGCCCAGCAACTCGCAGGTGTGCTCTCGATCGTGGGCAAGGCCGCCGCTCAGGCCGCCGGCCGGGAATTCGACCTGGAAGCCGACGCGAAGCGCACAGCAGAGATCGAAGAGCAGATCGAGCGCGAATCGCACGCCTTCTTCATCTCCGCCCGCATCTATGACGACGGGGTGATCGACCCACGCGACACCCGATCTGTGCTCGGAATGGCCTTGTCCGCAGCACATTCCAACGTGATTTCCGGACGCCGCGGCTTCGGCGTATTCAGGATGTGA